In one Eulemur rufifrons isolate Redbay chromosome 14, OSU_ERuf_1, whole genome shotgun sequence genomic region, the following are encoded:
- the ZNF205 gene encoding transcriptional repressor RHIT isoform X1 yields MSGTTRLARCVPFLPWVVDAGAPLPFTDSTKILRACQPRTWQMGRLVGHQQPWSSYPRPSHLASVPTSQVLRCMCRIGTFVLFLAMLGPPHGGCGDIKALLAPDLAQLLSLEFCCCSENQETGPALAWAETLWRPLPDAGTDPLAHRDFLSPTLLHHTFPEPHPHLAPSPFWGVTSMVGQPGRSVMSSVSFWAGFPFSRPFWVPQVQGKGEASSSSQQTGDEPEERGVSTGTFEVGQEELTPSVAAPGDVKPFRTRAGRGQGVLPCGQLAASGQSSGPAGDPRQLGAPEDRQLNLALRDTNAPKPQEGHVPEKPSEEEKGTPESGEEGLAPDGDAGRKTYKCEQCGKGFSWHSHLVTHRRTHTGEKPYACTDCGKRFGRSSHLIQHQIIHTGEKPYTCPACRKSFSHHSTLIQHQRIHTGEKPYVCDRCAKRFTRRSDLVTHQGTHTGAKPHKCPICGKCFTQSSALVTHQRTHTGVKPYPCPECGKCFSQRSNLIAHNRTHTGEKPYHCLDCGKSFSHSSHLTAHQRTHRGVRPYACPLCGKSFSRRSNLHRHEKIHTSGPKALAMLMLGAAAGALAAPAPAPT; encoded by the exons ATGTCCGGAACCACCCGGTTGGCTCGGTGCGTTCCTTTCCTCCCTTGGGTAGTGGACGCCGGGGCCCCTCTGCCCTTTACCGACTCTACCAAAATTCTCAGGGCCTGTCAGCCCAGGACTTGGCAAATGGGGAGACTTGTTGGTCACCAGCAGCCCTGGTCCTCTTACCCCAGGCCCTCCCACTTGGCTTCTGTGCCCACTTCCCAAGTACTCAGGTGCATGTGCAGGATCGGGACCTTTGTCCTGTTTCTGGCAATGCTGGGCCCACCACACGGGGGCTGTGGTGACATAAAGGCATTGCTGGCCCCTGACCTGGCCCAGCTCCTCTCCCTAGAATTCTGTTGCTGTTCAGAGAACCAGGAGACAGGCccagctctggcttgggcagagACCCTCTGGCGTCCCCTCCCTGATGCGGGGACAGACCCTCTTGCCCACAGGGATTTCTTGAGTCCCACTTTACTTCACCACACGTTTCCAGAGCCTCACCCCCATCTTGCCCCATCCCCTTTTTGGGGGGTGACATCTATGGTTGGGCAGCCCGGAAGGTCTGTGATGAGCAGTGTGTCTTTCTGGGCAGGGTTTCCCTTCAGCAGGCCTTTCTGGGTCCCCCAAGTCCAGGGCAAGGGCGAGGCCTCCAGCTCGAGCCAGCAGACTGGAGATGAGCCGGAGGAGAGAGGCGTGAGCACAG gaACCTTcgaggtggggcaggaggagctgaCCCCATCTGTGGCGGCCCCTGGGGATGTGAAGCCCTTCAGAACCAGGGCAGGCCGGGGCCAGGGTGTCCTGCCCTGCGGGCAGCTAGCAGCTAGCGGCCAGAGCTCAGGGCCCGCCGGAGACCCTAGGCAGCTGGGTGCCCCGGAAGACAGGCAGCTGAATCTAGCTCTGCGGGACACCAATGCCCCGAAGCCCCAGGAGGGCCACGTCCCAGAGAAACCCAGCGAGGAGGAGAAGGGTACCCCAGAGAGTGGCGAGGAGGGCCTTGCCCCCGACGGCGACGCGGGCAGGAAGACGTACAAGTGCGAGCAGTGCGGCAAGGGCTTCAGCTGGCACTCGCATCTGGTGACGCACCGGCGCACGCACACGGGCGAGAAGCCCTACGCCTGCACGGACTGCGGCAAGCGCTTCGGCCGCAGCTCGCACCTCATCCAACACCAGATCATCCACACGGGCGAGAAGCCCTACACCTGCCCCGCCTGCCGGAAGAGCTTCAGCCACCACTCGACGCTGATCCAGCACCAGCGCATCCACACGGGCGAGAAGCCCTACGTGTGCGACCGCTGCGCCAAGCGCTTCACCCGCCGCTCGGACCTGGTCACCCACCAGGGCACCCACACGGGCGCCAAGCCGCACAAGTGCCCCATCTGCGGCAAGTGCTTCACGCAGAGCTCGGCGCTGGTCACCCACCAGCGCACCCACACGGGGGTCAAGCCCTACCCGTGCCCCGAATGCGGCAAGTGCTTCAGCCAGCGCTCCAACCTCATCGCGCACAACCGCACGCACACGGGCGAGAAGCCTTACCACTGCCTCGACTGCGGCAAGAGCTTCAGCCACAGCTCGCACCTCACCGCCCACCAGCGCACGCACCGCGGCGTCCGGCCCTACGCCTGCCCGCTCTGCGGCAAGAGCTTCAGCCGGCGCTCCAACCTGCACCGGCACGAGAAGATCCACACCTCGGGGCCCAAGGCCCTGGCCATGCTGATGctgggggcggcggcgggggctcTGGCTGCACCGGCACCTGCTCCCACCTAG
- the ZNF205 gene encoding transcriptional repressor RHIT isoform X2, protein MSADGRGIRATQDKEQAEEVPGHGHPCQEMLSGSEEMVPLGAAWESSHIKMEPEEPHPEGPSQEDRAQGAWGWVPLSHGSKEKALFLPGGALPSPRIPVLSREGRTRDRQMAAALLTAWSQMPVTFEDVALYLSREEWGRLDHAQQNFYRDVLQKRSGLSLGFPFSRPFWVPQVQGKGEASSSSQQTGDEPEERGVSTGTFEVGQEELTPSVAAPGDVKPFRTRAGRGQGVLPCGQLAASGQSSGPAGDPRQLGAPEDRQLNLALRDTNAPKPQEGHVPEKPSEEEKGTPESGEEGLAPDGDAGRKTYKCEQCGKGFSWHSHLVTHRRTHTGEKPYACTDCGKRFGRSSHLIQHQIIHTGEKPYTCPACRKSFSHHSTLIQHQRIHTGEKPYVCDRCAKRFTRRSDLVTHQGTHTGAKPHKCPICGKCFTQSSALVTHQRTHTGVKPYPCPECGKCFSQRSNLIAHNRTHTGEKPYHCLDCGKSFSHSSHLTAHQRTHRGVRPYACPLCGKSFSRRSNLHRHEKIHTSGPKALAMLMLGAAAGALAAPAPAPT, encoded by the exons ATGTCTGCAGATGGCAGAGGCATCCGGGCCACCCAGGACAAGGAGCAAGCCGAGGAG GTCCCAGGCCATGGGCATCCTTGTCAGGAAATGCTTTCTGGGTCAGAGGAGATGGTGCCTTTGGGAGCTGCTTGGGAGTCATCACACATTAAGATGGAGCCAGAAGAGCCGCACCCTGAGGGGCCGTCGCAGGAGGACAGGGCTCAAGGCGCATGGGGCTGGGTGCCCCTAAGTCATGGCTCTAAGGAGAAAGCTCTCTTCCTGCCTGGTGGAG ccctcccctcccctcggaTTCCAGTGCTTTCCCGAGAGGGGAGGACCAGGGACCGGCAGATGGCTGCGGCACTCCTCACAGCCTGGTCCCAG ATGCCAGTGACCTTTGAGGACGTGGCTCTGTACCTCTCCCGAGAGGAGTGGGGACGGCTGGACCACGCACAGCAGAACTTCTACCGGGACGTCTTGCAGAAGAGGAGTGGGCTGTCCTTGG GGTTTCCCTTCAGCAGGCCTTTCTGGGTCCCCCAAGTCCAGGGCAAGGGCGAGGCCTCCAGCTCGAGCCAGCAGACTGGAGATGAGCCGGAGGAGAGAGGCGTGAGCACAG gaACCTTcgaggtggggcaggaggagctgaCCCCATCTGTGGCGGCCCCTGGGGATGTGAAGCCCTTCAGAACCAGGGCAGGCCGGGGCCAGGGTGTCCTGCCCTGCGGGCAGCTAGCAGCTAGCGGCCAGAGCTCAGGGCCCGCCGGAGACCCTAGGCAGCTGGGTGCCCCGGAAGACAGGCAGCTGAATCTAGCTCTGCGGGACACCAATGCCCCGAAGCCCCAGGAGGGCCACGTCCCAGAGAAACCCAGCGAGGAGGAGAAGGGTACCCCAGAGAGTGGCGAGGAGGGCCTTGCCCCCGACGGCGACGCGGGCAGGAAGACGTACAAGTGCGAGCAGTGCGGCAAGGGCTTCAGCTGGCACTCGCATCTGGTGACGCACCGGCGCACGCACACGGGCGAGAAGCCCTACGCCTGCACGGACTGCGGCAAGCGCTTCGGCCGCAGCTCGCACCTCATCCAACACCAGATCATCCACACGGGCGAGAAGCCCTACACCTGCCCCGCCTGCCGGAAGAGCTTCAGCCACCACTCGACGCTGATCCAGCACCAGCGCATCCACACGGGCGAGAAGCCCTACGTGTGCGACCGCTGCGCCAAGCGCTTCACCCGCCGCTCGGACCTGGTCACCCACCAGGGCACCCACACGGGCGCCAAGCCGCACAAGTGCCCCATCTGCGGCAAGTGCTTCACGCAGAGCTCGGCGCTGGTCACCCACCAGCGCACCCACACGGGGGTCAAGCCCTACCCGTGCCCCGAATGCGGCAAGTGCTTCAGCCAGCGCTCCAACCTCATCGCGCACAACCGCACGCACACGGGCGAGAAGCCTTACCACTGCCTCGACTGCGGCAAGAGCTTCAGCCACAGCTCGCACCTCACCGCCCACCAGCGCACGCACCGCGGCGTCCGGCCCTACGCCTGCCCGCTCTGCGGCAAGAGCTTCAGCCGGCGCTCCAACCTGCACCGGCACGAGAAGATCCACACCTCGGGGCCCAAGGCCCTGGCCATGCTGATGctgggggcggcggcgggggctcTGGCTGCACCGGCACCTGCTCCCACCTAG
- the ZSCAN10 gene encoding zinc finger and SCAN domain-containing protein 10 isoform X3, whose amino-acid sequence MLPVSGGHGATGVPEPAPGSLPLLAAASSAHQESDPGAAGAGAVPECAAPAPPGPSAGAAAQGWRGGGAATGGRPQGVQPRLLPAPQSPSPWPEENSRDQELVAVLESLTFEDVPASKAWPVCPEGFGSRTPDKEEFKQEEPRGAAWPAAVPVEPQADSPAVPEEPLAQTLGPGPGSSDTGEGGSPRDSSQVVEVKVAGGAPESDPETQFICTECGGSFPQLASLKAHQLRSHPGARCFLCLSCGKSFGRSSILKLHMRTHTDERPHACHLCSHRFRQSSHLSKHLLTHSSEPAFLCAECGRGFQRRASLVQHLLAHAQDQKPACAPETKTEVTEVPQLAVVLCSHCGQTFQRRSSLKRHLKIHARDKDRLRPDSNSRPDSNSRPFPCGDCGKAFRRSEHLVAHRRVHTGERPFSCQACGRSFTQSSQLVSHQRVHTGEKPYACPQCGKRFMRRAGLARHLLTHGGPRPHHCTQCGKSFSQTQDLARHRRSHTGEKPCRCSECGEGFSQSAHLARHQRIHTGEKPHACDTCGHRFRNSSNLARHRRSHTGERPYSCPTCGRSFRRNAHLQRHLATHAEPGQEQAEPAQECTECGKSFSRSCNLLRHLLVHTGARPYSCAQCGRSFSRNSHLLRHLRTHARETLY is encoded by the exons ATGCTTCCAGTATCAGGAGGACATGGGGCCACGGGCGTCCCTGAGCCGGCTCCGGGATCTCTGCCATTACTGGCTGCGGCCAGCTCTGCACACCAAGAATCAGATCCTGGAGCTGCTGGTGCTGGAGCAGTTCCTGAGTGTGCTGCCCCCGCACCTCCTGGGCCGTCTGCAGGGGCAGCAGCTCAGGGATGGCGAGGAGGTGGTGCTGCTACTGGAGGGCGTCCACAGGGAGTCCAGCCACGCT TGCTGCCGGCCCCCCAGAGCCCCTCCCCGTGGCCGGAGGAGAATTCCCGAGATCAGGAGCTGGTGGCTGTGCTG GAGTCCCTGACCTTTGAGGATGTGCCAGCGAGTAAGGCCTGGCCTGTGTGCCCCGAGG gctttggaaGCAGAACCCCAGACAAGGAGGAGTTTAAACAAGAAGAGCCCAGAGGGGCTGCCTGGCCCGCGGCGGTCCCTGTAGAGCCGCAGGCAGACAGTCCCGCGGTGCCGGAGGAGCCTCTCGCCCAGACGCTTGGACCAGGCCCCGGTTCGAGCGACACTGGTGAAGGAGGGAGCCCTCGTGACAGCAGCCAGGTTGTGGAGGTCAAAGTGGCCGGGGGCGCCCCCGAGTCAGACCCGGAGACGCAGTTCATATGCACCGAGTGCGGGGGGAGCTTCCCGCAGCTTGCCAGCCTCAAGGCGCACCAGCTGCGCTCCCACCCGGGCGCGCGCTGCTTCCTGTGCTTGAGCTGCGGGAAGAGCTTCGGCCGCAGCTCCATCCTCAAGTTGCACATGCGCACGCACACGGACGAGCGGCCACACGCCTGCCACCTGTGCAGCCATCGCTTCCGCCAGAGCTCGCACCTGAGCAAGCACCTGCTGACGCACTCCTCCGAGCCCGCCTTCCTGTGCGCCGAGTGCGGCCGCGGCTTCCAGCGCCGCGCCAGCCTCGTGCAGCACCTGCTGGCGCACGCCCAGGACCAGAAGCCTGCCTGCGCCCCTGAGACCAAGACGGAGGTGACAGAGGTGCCGCAGCTGGCTGTCGTCCTGTGCTCCCACTGCGGCCAGACCTTCCAGCGCCGCTCCAGCCTCAAGCGCCACCTGAAGATCCACGCCAGGGACAAGGACCGCCTCCGCCCAGACTCCAACAGCCGCCCAGACTCCAACAGCCGGCCCTTCCCGTGCGGCGACTGCGGCAAGGCCTTTCGGCGCAGCGAGCACCTGGTGGCCCACCGGCGCGTGCACACGGGCGAGCGGCCCTTCTCGTGCCAGGCTTGTGGCCGCAGCTTCACCCAGAGCTCGCAGCTAGTCAGCCACCAGCGGGTGCACACGGGAGAAAAGCCCTACGCCTGCCCGCAGTGCGGGAAGCGCTTCATGCGGCGGGCCGGCCTCGCCCGCCACCTGCTGACCCATGGCGGCCCACGGCCCCACCACTGCACCCAGTGTGGCAAGAGCTTCAGCCAGACGCAGGATCTGGCCCGCCACCGGCGCAGCCACACCGGCGAGAAGCCCTGCCGCTGCAGCGAGTGTGGCGAGGGCTTCAGCCAGAGCGCCCACCTGGCGCGCCACCAGCGCATCCACACCGGGGAGAAGCCCCATGCCTGCGACACCTGTGGTCATCGCTTCCGCAACAGCTCCAACCTGGCCCGCCACCGCCGCAGCCACACAGGCGAGCGGCCCTACAGCTGCCCGACTTGCGGCCGCAGCTTCCGGCGCAACGCCCACCTGCAGCGGCACCTGGCCACCCACGCGGAGCCGGGCCAGGAGCAGGCCGAGCCCGCCCAGGAGTGCACGGAGTGCGGCAAGAGCTTCAGCCGCAGCTGCAACCTGCTGCGTCACCTGCTGGTGCACACGGGCGCCAGGCCCTACTCGTGCGCGCAGTGTGGCCGCAGCTTCAGCCGCAACTCCCACCTGCTGCGCCACCTGCGAACCCACGCCCGGGAGACCCTGTACTAG
- the ZSCAN10 gene encoding zinc finger and SCAN domain-containing protein 10 isoform X2 → MLPVSGGHGATGVPEPAPGSLPLLAAASSAHQESDPGAAVLPAPQSPSPWPEENSRDQELVAVLESLTFEDVPASKAWPVCPEGFGSRTPDKEEFKQEEPRGAAWPAAVPVEPQADSPAVPEEPLAQTLGPGPGSSDTGEGGSPRDSSQVVEVKVAGGAPESDPETQFICTECGGSFPQLASLKAHQLRSHPGARCFLCLSCGKSFGRSSILKLHMRTHTDERPHACHLCSHRFRQSSHLSKHLLTHSSEPAFLCAECGRGFQRRASLVQHLLAHAQDQKPACAPETKTEVTEVPQLAVVLCSHCGQTFQRRSSLKRHLKIHARDKDRLRPDSNSRPDSNSRPFPCGDCGKAFRRSEHLVAHRRVHTGERPFSCQACGRSFTQSSQLVSHQRVHTGEKPYACPQCGKRFMRRAGLARHLLTHGGPRPHHCTQCGKSFSQTQDLARHRRSHTGEKPCRCSECGEGFSQSAHLARHQRIHTGEKPHACDTCGHRFRNSSNLARHRRSHTGERPYSCPTCGRSFRRNAHLQRHLATHAEPGQEQAEPAQECTECGKSFSRSCNLLRHLLVHTGARPYSCAQCGRSFSRNSHLLRHLRTHARETLY, encoded by the exons ATGCTTCCAGTATCAGGAGGACATGGGGCCACGGGCGTCCCTGAGCCGGCTCCGGGATCTCTGCCATTACTGGCTGCGGCCAGCTCTGCACACCAAGAATCAGATCCTGGAGCTGCTG TGCTGCCGGCCCCCCAGAGCCCCTCCCCGTGGCCGGAGGAGAATTCCCGAGATCAGGAGCTGGTGGCTGTGCTG GAGTCCCTGACCTTTGAGGATGTGCCAGCGAGTAAGGCCTGGCCTGTGTGCCCCGAGG gctttggaaGCAGAACCCCAGACAAGGAGGAGTTTAAACAAGAAGAGCCCAGAGGGGCTGCCTGGCCCGCGGCGGTCCCTGTAGAGCCGCAGGCAGACAGTCCCGCGGTGCCGGAGGAGCCTCTCGCCCAGACGCTTGGACCAGGCCCCGGTTCGAGCGACACTGGTGAAGGAGGGAGCCCTCGTGACAGCAGCCAGGTTGTGGAGGTCAAAGTGGCCGGGGGCGCCCCCGAGTCAGACCCGGAGACGCAGTTCATATGCACCGAGTGCGGGGGGAGCTTCCCGCAGCTTGCCAGCCTCAAGGCGCACCAGCTGCGCTCCCACCCGGGCGCGCGCTGCTTCCTGTGCTTGAGCTGCGGGAAGAGCTTCGGCCGCAGCTCCATCCTCAAGTTGCACATGCGCACGCACACGGACGAGCGGCCACACGCCTGCCACCTGTGCAGCCATCGCTTCCGCCAGAGCTCGCACCTGAGCAAGCACCTGCTGACGCACTCCTCCGAGCCCGCCTTCCTGTGCGCCGAGTGCGGCCGCGGCTTCCAGCGCCGCGCCAGCCTCGTGCAGCACCTGCTGGCGCACGCCCAGGACCAGAAGCCTGCCTGCGCCCCTGAGACCAAGACGGAGGTGACAGAGGTGCCGCAGCTGGCTGTCGTCCTGTGCTCCCACTGCGGCCAGACCTTCCAGCGCCGCTCCAGCCTCAAGCGCCACCTGAAGATCCACGCCAGGGACAAGGACCGCCTCCGCCCAGACTCCAACAGCCGCCCAGACTCCAACAGCCGGCCCTTCCCGTGCGGCGACTGCGGCAAGGCCTTTCGGCGCAGCGAGCACCTGGTGGCCCACCGGCGCGTGCACACGGGCGAGCGGCCCTTCTCGTGCCAGGCTTGTGGCCGCAGCTTCACCCAGAGCTCGCAGCTAGTCAGCCACCAGCGGGTGCACACGGGAGAAAAGCCCTACGCCTGCCCGCAGTGCGGGAAGCGCTTCATGCGGCGGGCCGGCCTCGCCCGCCACCTGCTGACCCATGGCGGCCCACGGCCCCACCACTGCACCCAGTGTGGCAAGAGCTTCAGCCAGACGCAGGATCTGGCCCGCCACCGGCGCAGCCACACCGGCGAGAAGCCCTGCCGCTGCAGCGAGTGTGGCGAGGGCTTCAGCCAGAGCGCCCACCTGGCGCGCCACCAGCGCATCCACACCGGGGAGAAGCCCCATGCCTGCGACACCTGTGGTCATCGCTTCCGCAACAGCTCCAACCTGGCCCGCCACCGCCGCAGCCACACAGGCGAGCGGCCCTACAGCTGCCCGACTTGCGGCCGCAGCTTCCGGCGCAACGCCCACCTGCAGCGGCACCTGGCCACCCACGCGGAGCCGGGCCAGGAGCAGGCCGAGCCCGCCCAGGAGTGCACGGAGTGCGGCAAGAGCTTCAGCCGCAGCTGCAACCTGCTGCGTCACCTGCTGGTGCACACGGGCGCCAGGCCCTACTCGTGCGCGCAGTGTGGCCGCAGCTTCAGCCGCAACTCCCACCTGCTGCGCCACCTGCGAACCCACGCCCGGGAGACCCTGTACTAG
- the ZSCAN10 gene encoding zinc finger and SCAN domain-containing protein 10 isoform X1, producing MLEEPVVAAQEQEQEQCGEVKLEEEEAAGQEYPRRPEARLRPEVAHQLFRCFQYQEDMGPRASLSRLRDLCHYWLRPALHTKNQILELLVLEQFLSVLPPHLLGRLQGQQLRDGEEVVLLLEGVHRESSHAAGPLDFSFNAGKNYPRAEITLEEQGGPSQVPSHSPKKEVPSEEPPVPGPSNELAPPQPGPTKPAELGQWRHLPSSKQPPSLDSQGTFQALQESMLPAPQSPSPWPEENSRDQELVAVLESLTFEDVPASKAWPVCPEGFGSRTPDKEEFKQEEPRGAAWPAAVPVEPQADSPAVPEEPLAQTLGPGPGSSDTGEGGSPRDSSQVVEVKVAGGAPESDPETQFICTECGGSFPQLASLKAHQLRSHPGARCFLCLSCGKSFGRSSILKLHMRTHTDERPHACHLCSHRFRQSSHLSKHLLTHSSEPAFLCAECGRGFQRRASLVQHLLAHAQDQKPACAPETKTEVTEVPQLAVVLCSHCGQTFQRRSSLKRHLKIHARDKDRLRPDSNSRPDSNSRPFPCGDCGKAFRRSEHLVAHRRVHTGERPFSCQACGRSFTQSSQLVSHQRVHTGEKPYACPQCGKRFMRRAGLARHLLTHGGPRPHHCTQCGKSFSQTQDLARHRRSHTGEKPCRCSECGEGFSQSAHLARHQRIHTGEKPHACDTCGHRFRNSSNLARHRRSHTGERPYSCPTCGRSFRRNAHLQRHLATHAEPGQEQAEPAQECTECGKSFSRSCNLLRHLLVHTGARPYSCAQCGRSFSRNSHLLRHLRTHARETLY from the exons ATGCTTGAAGAACCAGTCGTGGCTgcccaggagcaggagcaggagcagtgTGGGGAGGTCaaactggaggaggaggaggctgctggCCAGGAGTATCCCAGGCGGCCAGAGGCCAGGCTGCGGCCCGAGGTGGCTCACCAGCTCTTCAGATGCTTCCAGTATCAGGAGGACATGGGGCCACGGGCGTCCCTGAGCCGGCTCCGGGATCTCTGCCATTACTGGCTGCGGCCAGCTCTGCACACCAAGAATCAGATCCTGGAGCTGCTGGTGCTGGAGCAGTTCCTGAGTGTGCTGCCCCCGCACCTCCTGGGCCGTCTGCAGGGGCAGCAGCTCAGGGATGGCGAGGAGGTGGTGCTGCTACTGGAGGGCGTCCACAGGGAGTCCAGCCACGCTGCCGGGCCGCTG GATTTTAGTTTTAATGCTGGCAAGAATTATCCCCGTGCTGAAATCACTTTGGAGGAACAGGGGGGCCCTTCCCAGGTCCCCAGCCACAGCCCCAAAAAGGAAGTGCCCTCAGAAGAGCCTCCAGTCCCGGGTCCGTCGAATGAGCTGGCCCCACCACAGCCAGGACCCACCAAGCCTGCTGAACTGGGACAGTGGAGACATCTCCCAAGTTCAAAGCAGCCGCCAAGCTTGGATTCCCAGGGGACATTCCAGGCCCTGCAAGAAAGCA TGCTGCCGGCCCCCCAGAGCCCCTCCCCGTGGCCGGAGGAGAATTCCCGAGATCAGGAGCTGGTGGCTGTGCTG GAGTCCCTGACCTTTGAGGATGTGCCAGCGAGTAAGGCCTGGCCTGTGTGCCCCGAGG gctttggaaGCAGAACCCCAGACAAGGAGGAGTTTAAACAAGAAGAGCCCAGAGGGGCTGCCTGGCCCGCGGCGGTCCCTGTAGAGCCGCAGGCAGACAGTCCCGCGGTGCCGGAGGAGCCTCTCGCCCAGACGCTTGGACCAGGCCCCGGTTCGAGCGACACTGGTGAAGGAGGGAGCCCTCGTGACAGCAGCCAGGTTGTGGAGGTCAAAGTGGCCGGGGGCGCCCCCGAGTCAGACCCGGAGACGCAGTTCATATGCACCGAGTGCGGGGGGAGCTTCCCGCAGCTTGCCAGCCTCAAGGCGCACCAGCTGCGCTCCCACCCGGGCGCGCGCTGCTTCCTGTGCTTGAGCTGCGGGAAGAGCTTCGGCCGCAGCTCCATCCTCAAGTTGCACATGCGCACGCACACGGACGAGCGGCCACACGCCTGCCACCTGTGCAGCCATCGCTTCCGCCAGAGCTCGCACCTGAGCAAGCACCTGCTGACGCACTCCTCCGAGCCCGCCTTCCTGTGCGCCGAGTGCGGCCGCGGCTTCCAGCGCCGCGCCAGCCTCGTGCAGCACCTGCTGGCGCACGCCCAGGACCAGAAGCCTGCCTGCGCCCCTGAGACCAAGACGGAGGTGACAGAGGTGCCGCAGCTGGCTGTCGTCCTGTGCTCCCACTGCGGCCAGACCTTCCAGCGCCGCTCCAGCCTCAAGCGCCACCTGAAGATCCACGCCAGGGACAAGGACCGCCTCCGCCCAGACTCCAACAGCCGCCCAGACTCCAACAGCCGGCCCTTCCCGTGCGGCGACTGCGGCAAGGCCTTTCGGCGCAGCGAGCACCTGGTGGCCCACCGGCGCGTGCACACGGGCGAGCGGCCCTTCTCGTGCCAGGCTTGTGGCCGCAGCTTCACCCAGAGCTCGCAGCTAGTCAGCCACCAGCGGGTGCACACGGGAGAAAAGCCCTACGCCTGCCCGCAGTGCGGGAAGCGCTTCATGCGGCGGGCCGGCCTCGCCCGCCACCTGCTGACCCATGGCGGCCCACGGCCCCACCACTGCACCCAGTGTGGCAAGAGCTTCAGCCAGACGCAGGATCTGGCCCGCCACCGGCGCAGCCACACCGGCGAGAAGCCCTGCCGCTGCAGCGAGTGTGGCGAGGGCTTCAGCCAGAGCGCCCACCTGGCGCGCCACCAGCGCATCCACACCGGGGAGAAGCCCCATGCCTGCGACACCTGTGGTCATCGCTTCCGCAACAGCTCCAACCTGGCCCGCCACCGCCGCAGCCACACAGGCGAGCGGCCCTACAGCTGCCCGACTTGCGGCCGCAGCTTCCGGCGCAACGCCCACCTGCAGCGGCACCTGGCCACCCACGCGGAGCCGGGCCAGGAGCAGGCCGAGCCCGCCCAGGAGTGCACGGAGTGCGGCAAGAGCTTCAGCCGCAGCTGCAACCTGCTGCGTCACCTGCTGGTGCACACGGGCGCCAGGCCCTACTCGTGCGCGCAGTGTGGCCGCAGCTTCAGCCGCAACTCCCACCTGCTGCGCCACCTGCGAACCCACGCCCGGGAGACCCTGTACTAG